Proteins from one Anaerosoma tenue genomic window:
- a CDS encoding MFS transporter — MLRSNRNLAFVVAARFISRLGGTAVWFIGTMGVAAYVFDASPKQLAIMSLINGLSAIVGSFTAGVLIDRFGPRKVMIWAEIGSIPPVLWMMVAPTLPLFVVGSAIFSLFGIPTWTAGASFAPYITEGRDELERANAYIEGGSSVGFVLGPTVGALIETWFGIHSVFWVMAVAAVLAAVAAWMTRIDETPREHVSGNAWREFTDGVRLAYTTRSLRYFILLGTAVWFGFGAFQALESLFYRDVVGVGVEWLGYMNTVFGLGLVCGAALLPRLPAKVVSARGLAFFSVLSGLGSMLYVGSADLVWIAPGAFAWGLFIGATEPLLRTLVHLDSPHEYVGRVVGTLQWHRTAGELLPLAFVPTLAVTLGIQETLIAGGVLVALAALGSIRTAGSIDRGRAALPASEAVPESA, encoded by the coding sequence GTGCTTCGTTCCAACCGCAATCTCGCGTTCGTCGTGGCGGCGCGATTCATATCCCGTCTCGGTGGCACCGCGGTGTGGTTCATCGGCACGATGGGCGTTGCCGCGTACGTGTTCGACGCGTCCCCCAAGCAGCTCGCCATCATGTCGCTCATCAACGGACTCTCGGCGATCGTGGGATCGTTCACAGCTGGCGTGCTGATCGACCGCTTCGGACCCCGCAAGGTCATGATCTGGGCCGAGATCGGCTCCATCCCGCCGGTCCTGTGGATGATGGTCGCGCCCACGCTGCCGCTCTTCGTGGTGGGCTCGGCGATCTTCTCGCTCTTCGGCATCCCCACGTGGACCGCCGGCGCGTCGTTCGCGCCCTACATCACCGAGGGGCGCGACGAGCTGGAGCGCGCCAACGCCTATATCGAGGGTGGCAGCTCCGTGGGGTTCGTGCTCGGCCCTACGGTGGGAGCCCTCATCGAGACGTGGTTCGGCATCCACTCGGTCTTCTGGGTGATGGCGGTCGCCGCCGTCCTCGCCGCAGTGGCTGCGTGGATGACGCGCATCGATGAGACGCCGCGCGAGCATGTGTCGGGCAACGCATGGCGCGAGTTCACCGACGGCGTGCGGCTTGCTTACACCACCCGCTCGCTCCGCTATTTCATCCTGCTCGGCACCGCTGTGTGGTTCGGCTTTGGCGCGTTCCAGGCGCTTGAGTCGCTCTTCTACCGCGATGTGGTAGGCGTGGGGGTGGAGTGGCTCGGCTACATGAACACGGTGTTCGGCCTGGGCCTGGTGTGCGGCGCGGCGCTCCTGCCGCGCCTGCCCGCGAAGGTCGTGTCGGCCCGCGGTCTGGCGTTCTTCTCGGTGTTGTCGGGGCTCGGCTCGATGCTCTATGTGGGGTCGGCCGACCTGGTGTGGATCGCGCCGGGCGCGTTCGCCTGGGGTCTGTTCATCGGCGCCACGGAGCCGCTGCTGCGCACGCTGGTGCACCTGGACTCGCCGCACGAGTATGTGGGTCGTGTGGTGGGCACGCTGCAATGGCATCGCACCGCAGGCGAGTTGCTGCCGCTGGCCTTCGTGCCCACGCTGGCTGTGACGCTCGGCATACAGGAGACGCTGATCGCGGGAGGCGTGCTGGTGGCGCTTGCCGCGCTCGGCAGCATCCGCACGGCCGGCTCGATCGACCGTGGTCGCGCGGCACTGCCCGCGTCCGAGGCCGTCCCTGAATCTGCCTGA
- a CDS encoding YerC/YecD family TrpR-related protein, whose translation MSSERLRTAEVEALLAAFGVLENDDERYAFLLDVATIREIQDMAQRLAVARMLHAGEHYTRIQEITGASSTTISRVNRSLNYGAEGYPTVIDRLGPSAEGGEA comes from the coding sequence TTGTCTTCAGAACGCCTTCGCACGGCCGAGGTAGAGGCTCTTCTGGCCGCCTTCGGCGTGCTTGAGAATGATGACGAGCGGTATGCGTTCCTGCTCGACGTAGCGACCATCCGGGAGATCCAGGACATGGCCCAGCGGCTCGCCGTGGCGCGCATGCTTCACGCCGGCGAGCACTATACCCGCATCCAGGAGATCACCGGCGCGTCGTCCACCACGATCAGCCGCGTCAACCGCAGCCTCAACTATGGTGCCGAGGGTTACCCCACCGTCATCGACCGGCTGGGCCCGTCCGCGGAAGGCGGCGAGGCGTAG
- the hisZ gene encoding ATP phosphoribosyltransferase regulatory subunit codes for MEPLDPEQPVKPVTPRGFRDVLFQEAREREIVAGDISAVFSSWGYDPVETPVVEQSATLASGIPGELERSAFRLFDLDGALLALRPEMTVPIARVAASRLSGAPGPHRIRYATEVFREHASLRGQARQFTQVGVELIGAAGPAADTEVVLLLIAALEAAGLESFTIGLGTAEVLRGLLEGAGGSREWREAMVAAAQSRNLVEIGRLAGREDLDPDLALAFVELPGIRGGRDALDRCAALTLACGCAEAVCAVRETWRTLDALGYGDRVQVDFGIMRSFGYYTGLQIEAYAPGLGLPLAGGGRYDRLLSTFGRPAPAAGFALGLERLMIALAEQGRTPRVPPLDAVVGGRTPDDVFAAGMRLRSAGWRVRLAAGRSGAGLVREADEFGALEALEVDGEVIVRVDRAGEGATPLGDPLPAPPRETWATRGGDAG; via the coding sequence GTGGAGCCGCTTGACCCCGAGCAGCCTGTGAAGCCCGTCACGCCGCGTGGCTTCAGGGACGTTCTGTTCCAGGAGGCCCGTGAGCGGGAGATCGTGGCCGGCGATATATCGGCGGTGTTCTCCTCATGGGGGTACGACCCGGTGGAGACACCGGTGGTGGAGCAGTCGGCCACGCTCGCGAGCGGCATTCCGGGCGAGCTGGAGCGTTCCGCGTTCCGTCTCTTCGACCTGGACGGCGCCCTGCTCGCTTTGCGTCCGGAGATGACCGTGCCGATCGCGCGCGTGGCGGCGTCCAGGCTCTCCGGCGCACCCGGACCGCATCGCATCCGGTACGCCACCGAGGTCTTCAGGGAGCACGCGTCGCTGCGTGGCCAGGCCCGGCAGTTCACCCAGGTGGGCGTCGAGCTCATCGGTGCGGCGGGTCCCGCGGCCGACACGGAGGTCGTGCTGCTGCTCATCGCCGCGCTGGAAGCCGCGGGTCTCGAATCGTTCACGATCGGACTCGGTACGGCGGAGGTCCTACGGGGCCTGCTGGAGGGCGCTGGCGGCTCCCGCGAGTGGCGCGAGGCCATGGTGGCGGCGGCGCAGTCGCGCAACCTGGTCGAGATCGGGCGGCTCGCCGGGCGAGAGGATCTGGATCCGGACCTCGCGCTCGCATTCGTGGAGCTCCCCGGTATCCGTGGCGGGCGTGACGCCCTCGACCGATGCGCCGCGCTCACCCTCGCGTGTGGTTGCGCGGAGGCTGTCTGCGCGGTGCGTGAGACCTGGCGGACGCTCGATGCGCTTGGCTACGGCGACCGGGTACAGGTTGATTTCGGCATCATGCGGTCGTTCGGCTACTACACCGGCCTCCAGATCGAGGCGTACGCGCCGGGTCTCGGACTCCCGCTGGCCGGGGGCGGCCGTTACGACCGTCTGCTCTCCACGTTCGGCCGTCCGGCTCCAGCCGCCGGGTTCGCGCTCGGGCTCGAACGGCTGATGATCGCACTCGCCGAGCAGGGGCGCACTCCCCGCGTGCCACCGCTGGACGCCGTGGTGGGCGGGCGTACGCCGGATGACGTGTTCGCCGCCGGCATGCGGTTGCGTTCAGCGGGGTGGCGCGTACGACTGGCTGCAGGGCGCTCGGGCGCGGGGCTGGTCCGTGAGGCGGACGAGTTCGGCGCACTCGAGGCGCTCGAGGTGGACGGCGAGGTCATCGTGCGGGTGGATCGTGCGGGCGAAGGCGCGACGCCGCTCGGCGACCCGCTGCCCGCCCCACCGCGCGAGACCTGGGCGACTCGTGGAGGCGATGCCGGATGA
- the hisG gene encoding ATP phosphoribosyltransferase: protein MIARRGRDGRMIRMALPKGSLYAESVALLERAGYDTTGLSDPGRQLTVRAGDIEYIIGKPTDIPVYVAYGAVDVAVAGKDTLVEADLDVVEMVDLGFGACRFVVAEPEDAERSVAEIYRHLGVIRVATKYPRVTEAHYAARGLQVELVKLSGNIELAPLIGLADQVVDITATGRTLAENRLRIVDDVLTSTARFVANPVSLKTDSERVTGLATALAAASGAY from the coding sequence ATGATCGCGCGTCGTGGACGTGATGGACGCATGATCCGTATGGCGCTTCCCAAGGGGTCGCTGTACGCGGAGTCGGTGGCGTTGCTCGAACGCGCCGGCTACGACACCACAGGGCTCAGCGACCCTGGCAGACAGCTCACCGTCAGGGCAGGGGATATCGAGTACATCATCGGCAAGCCCACCGACATACCGGTCTACGTGGCGTATGGGGCCGTCGACGTGGCCGTGGCGGGCAAGGACACGCTCGTGGAGGCGGATCTCGACGTTGTGGAGATGGTCGACCTGGGCTTCGGCGCCTGCCGCTTCGTGGTCGCCGAGCCGGAGGACGCCGAGCGCAGCGTGGCCGAGATCTACCGGCACCTCGGCGTGATCCGAGTGGCCACGAAGTACCCGCGGGTGACGGAGGCGCACTATGCCGCACGCGGGCTGCAGGTGGAACTCGTCAAGCTTTCGGGCAATATCGAACTGGCCCCACTCATCGGTCTGGCCGACCAGGTCGTGGATATCACGGCGACCGGGCGGACGCTCGCGGAGAACCGTCTGAGGATCGTCGACGACGTGCTCACGTCCACGGCACGGTTCGTGGCCAACCCGGTGAGCCTCAAGACCGACAGTGAACGTGTGACCGGCCTCGCCACGGCCCTTGCCGCGGCATCCGGCGCCTACTAG
- the dnaE gene encoding DNA polymerase III subunit alpha, with product MSGFVHLHTHSEYSLLDGHARISRLVDRAIEVGQDTLALTDHGAMYGAVEFYRAAKKGGIKPIIGCEAYFTPESRTKREGKPALYHLLLLAKNEVGYRNLMAIASEASVNGFYYKPRVDLSLLEEYHEGIVCTSACMSGIVSKSIEQGDLAAAHRWAETYARLFGDDFYLEIQEQGITADNGVTQKELNAEIARMGAEMGIGLVATNDIHYVMAEDHEAQDLLLCIGTGSTVDDRARMRFSSDQFYLKSYDEMAAALPEYPEALANTVEVAARCDISLEFGKIILPVFETPQGRSEDDHLRAECVAGLEQRYGAPVPGEPMERLETELEVITSKGLSAYFLIVADFVKWAKANNIGVGPGRGSAAGSIISYALGITNLDPLEHGLLFERFLNPERTEMPDIDIDFDDERRGEVIEYVRQKYGEDKVAQVITYSTMKARAAIRDAGRVLGYPYSIPDKVAKLVPERIDRKGDDDKALSDLSIALRDNPDLRDAYKGDVDTKRIIDSALSLENVVRGEGIHAAAVVICRDPLHYYTPVKLDTKGGSVITQYEGTVIADLGLLKMDFLGLRTLTVLAKAVAAIEEHHGETIDLDTIPMDDPKTWKLLQRSDTDGVFQVESPGMKRVLRDLKPTRFADLVAVVALYRPGPMDSIPDFIARKHGRAAITYYDDRIKHILEETYGAIVYQEQAMRITMEMGGFSAAKADKLRKGMGKKKMEIVDALEPEFMSGAAERGYDLKVAKRVWADMRKFGEYAFNKSHAAAYGLVSYQTAYLKAHYPLEYMAAVLTSYTGKSETIVRYIAACNQAGIKVLPPDVNSSGKDFTAVEDGIRFGLAGIRNVGEGVVETIVAERKANGPFGSLNDFCDRVDMRQANKKTLEALIKAGAFDSTGYTRKHLLSMMDQCVEGAIKRQRDADCGQTSMFDLFGAEEHGMDDSVEPPNGDEWDKGMKLAFEKEMLGIYVSDHPLSEIRGLIEQARTLSLGQAEEFRDGQSGWFAGIVSSFERIATKAGKLMATFRLEDLEGSMEGVLFPQTYDKYRDVVGVDTVVRMRAKVERSDRGLKLIAHEVEPLSTDGRFERPPGTLMIRAPIEELGNGNGSRFKEILARYPGRDSVVVHLLTGNGTKQLKMGEEHRVDASSAGLHAELKELLGADAVREA from the coding sequence ATGTCGGGTTTCGTCCACCTCCATACGCACTCGGAGTACTCGCTGCTCGACGGGCATGCGCGGATCTCGCGTCTCGTGGATCGCGCCATCGAGGTCGGCCAGGACACGCTCGCTCTCACCGACCACGGCGCGATGTACGGGGCAGTGGAGTTCTACCGCGCGGCCAAGAAGGGCGGCATCAAGCCGATCATCGGCTGCGAGGCGTACTTCACGCCCGAGTCGCGCACCAAACGCGAGGGCAAACCCGCTCTCTACCACCTCCTCCTGCTCGCGAAGAACGAGGTGGGTTACCGCAATCTGATGGCCATCGCCAGCGAGGCGTCGGTCAACGGTTTCTACTACAAGCCGCGTGTGGACCTTTCGCTCCTGGAGGAGTACCACGAGGGCATCGTCTGCACGTCGGCGTGTATGAGCGGCATCGTGAGCAAATCCATCGAGCAGGGCGATCTGGCCGCGGCGCATCGCTGGGCCGAGACGTACGCCCGTCTGTTCGGTGATGACTTCTACCTTGAGATCCAGGAGCAAGGGATCACCGCGGACAACGGCGTGACGCAGAAGGAGCTCAACGCCGAGATCGCCCGGATGGGCGCCGAGATGGGCATCGGGCTGGTGGCCACCAACGACATCCACTATGTGATGGCCGAGGACCATGAGGCGCAGGACCTGCTGCTCTGCATCGGCACGGGTTCCACCGTGGACGACCGCGCGCGGATGCGGTTCTCCTCGGACCAGTTCTACCTGAAGAGCTACGACGAGATGGCCGCCGCGCTGCCTGAGTATCCCGAGGCGCTCGCCAACACCGTGGAGGTGGCGGCCAGGTGCGACATCTCCCTCGAGTTCGGCAAGATCATCCTGCCGGTCTTCGAGACGCCGCAGGGCCGTTCGGAAGACGACCATCTGCGTGCCGAGTGCGTCGCGGGCCTCGAGCAGCGCTACGGCGCCCCCGTGCCGGGGGAGCCGATGGAGCGGCTCGAGACGGAGCTCGAGGTGATCACCTCGAAGGGCCTGTCGGCGTACTTCCTGATCGTGGCCGACTTCGTGAAGTGGGCGAAGGCGAACAACATCGGCGTCGGGCCGGGCCGTGGTTCGGCCGCCGGCTCGATCATCAGTTACGCATTGGGCATCACCAACCTCGATCCATTGGAGCACGGGCTGCTGTTCGAGCGGTTCCTCAACCCCGAACGCACCGAGATGCCCGATATCGACATCGACTTCGATGACGAGCGGCGAGGCGAGGTCATCGAGTACGTGCGCCAGAAGTACGGCGAGGACAAGGTCGCGCAGGTGATCACGTACTCCACCATGAAGGCGCGCGCCGCCATCCGTGACGCGGGGCGGGTGCTCGGCTATCCATACTCGATCCCCGACAAGGTGGCCAAGCTCGTCCCCGAGCGCATCGACCGCAAGGGCGACGACGACAAGGCGCTCTCGGACCTCAGTATCGCGTTGCGCGACAACCCCGACCTGCGCGACGCGTACAAAGGTGACGTGGACACCAAGCGCATCATCGACTCGGCGCTTTCGCTCGAGAACGTGGTGCGCGGCGAAGGTATCCATGCAGCCGCGGTGGTGATCTGCCGCGATCCGCTGCACTACTACACCCCGGTCAAGCTCGACACCAAGGGCGGTTCGGTCATCACGCAGTACGAGGGCACGGTCATCGCCGACCTCGGCCTGCTCAAGATGGACTTCCTCGGCCTGAGGACGCTCACCGTGCTCGCGAAGGCGGTTGCGGCCATCGAGGAACACCACGGGGAGACGATCGATCTCGATACGATCCCGATGGACGACCCGAAGACGTGGAAGCTCCTGCAGCGCTCCGACACCGACGGCGTGTTCCAGGTGGAGTCGCCGGGCATGAAGCGCGTGCTGCGCGACCTGAAGCCCACGCGCTTCGCTGACCTGGTCGCCGTGGTGGCGCTGTACCGTCCGGGCCCGATGGATTCCATCCCGGACTTCATCGCCCGTAAGCACGGCCGTGCCGCCATCACGTACTACGACGACCGCATCAAGCACATCCTTGAGGAGACCTACGGCGCAATCGTCTATCAGGAACAGGCGATGCGCATCACCATGGAGATGGGCGGCTTCTCGGCGGCCAAGGCGGACAAGCTCCGCAAGGGCATGGGCAAGAAGAAGATGGAGATCGTCGACGCGCTCGAGCCGGAGTTCATGTCCGGCGCCGCCGAGCGCGGCTACGACCTCAAGGTGGCGAAGCGCGTGTGGGCCGACATGCGCAAGTTCGGCGAGTACGCGTTCAACAAGAGCCACGCCGCCGCGTACGGCCTCGTCTCGTATCAGACCGCCTATCTCAAGGCGCACTACCCGCTCGAGTACATGGCCGCGGTGCTCACCAGCTACACGGGCAAGAGCGAGACGATCGTGCGCTACATCGCGGCCTGCAACCAGGCGGGGATCAAAGTGCTGCCGCCCGACGTGAACTCCTCGGGCAAGGACTTCACGGCGGTTGAGGACGGCATCCGTTTCGGGCTCGCGGGCATCAGGAACGTGGGCGAGGGTGTCGTCGAGACCATCGTGGCCGAGCGCAAGGCGAACGGACCGTTCGGCTCGCTCAACGACTTCTGTGACCGTGTGGATATGCGCCAGGCCAACAAGAAGACGCTCGAGGCGCTCATCAAGGCGGGCGCGTTCGACTCCACGGGATACACGCGCAAGCATCTCCTCTCGATGATGGACCAGTGCGTGGAGGGCGCGATCAAGCGTCAGCGCGACGCCGACTGCGGGCAGACCTCGATGTTCGACCTGTTCGGGGCCGAGGAGCACGGCATGGACGACAGCGTCGAGCCGCCCAACGGCGACGAGTGGGACAAGGGCATGAAGCTCGCCTTCGAGAAGGAGATGCTCGGCATCTATGTGTCCGACCATCCGCTGTCGGAGATCCGCGGTCTGATCGAGCAGGCGCGTACGCTGTCCCTCGGACAGGCCGAGGAGTTCCGCGACGGCCAGAGCGGTTGGTTCGCCGGGATCGTCTCCTCGTTCGAGCGCATCGCCACGAAGGCCGGCAAGCTCATGGCCACGTTCAGGCTCGAGGATCTCGAGGGGTCGATGGAAGGCGTGCTCTTCCCGCAGACGTACGACAAGTATCGCGACGTGGTCGGGGTGGACACGGTCGTGCGGATGCGTGCCAAGGTCGAGAGGTCCGACCGGGGGCTCAAGCTGATCGCGCACGAGGTCGAGCCTCTCTCCACCGACGGGAGGTTCGAGCGTCCTCCGGGCACGCTGATGATACGGGCGCCGATCGAGGAGCTCGGCAACGGCAACGGCTCTCGGTTCAAGGAGATCCTTGCGCGGTATCCGGGGCGTGACAGTGTCGTGGTGCATCTGCTCACAGGCAACGGGACGAAGCAGCTCAAGATGGGGGAAGAACATCGGGTGGATGCTTCCTCGGCGGGATTGCACGCGGAGCTCAAGGAGTTGCTGGGGGCGGACGCCGTCCGGGAGGCCTGA
- a CDS encoding fumarylacetoacetate hydrolase family protein, with amino-acid sequence MRVVRLFHEQDVRYGLADESTVTLISDEPFAAWEPEGIVPLPHAQLLAPTVPTKIVCAGLNYRAHATEMGHDLPDEPVIFLKPPTSVTGHGAEIRIPEGVETVDYEAELALVIGRRTHNVTPEQARTCVLGCTCANDVTSRAHQRKDGQWTRAKGFDSFCPLGPWVETDIDPCDTTLESYVNGELRQSTSTSDMIFDPYELVSFVSHVMTLLPGDVVLTGTPSGVGPMRAGDVVEIKVGGIGSLVNRVV; translated from the coding sequence ATGCGCGTCGTTCGGCTGTTCCATGAGCAGGACGTTCGGTACGGTCTTGCCGACGAAAGCACGGTGACGCTCATCTCGGACGAGCCGTTCGCCGCATGGGAGCCGGAGGGTATCGTACCGCTCCCGCACGCCCAGCTGCTCGCGCCCACCGTGCCTACCAAGATCGTGTGCGCAGGGCTCAACTACCGGGCGCATGCGACGGAGATGGGGCACGATCTCCCCGACGAACCGGTGATCTTCCTCAAGCCGCCGACCTCCGTCACGGGGCACGGAGCCGAGATACGCATCCCCGAGGGCGTGGAGACCGTGGACTACGAGGCCGAGTTGGCGCTCGTGATAGGCCGCCGCACGCACAACGTGACGCCCGAACAGGCACGGACGTGCGTGCTCGGCTGCACGTGCGCCAACGACGTGACCAGCAGGGCCCACCAACGCAAGGACGGTCAGTGGACCCGCGCCAAGGGCTTCGACTCGTTCTGCCCGCTCGGCCCCTGGGTGGAGACCGACATCGACCCGTGCGACACCACGCTCGAGAGCTACGTGAACGGGGAACTGCGCCAATCGACCTCCACCTCGGACATGATCTTCGATCCCTACGAACTCGTGAGCTTCGTGAGCCACGTGATGACCTTGCTGCCTGGTGATGTGGTGCTCACAGGTACCCCATCCGGGGTGGGGCCGATGCGCGCCGGCGATGTGGTGGAGATCAAGGTCGGCGGGATCGGCAGCCTCGTCAACCGCGTGGTGTAG